The proteins below come from a single Tissierella sp. MB52-C2 genomic window:
- the spoIIE gene encoding stage II sporulation protein E — MMRTDSLKNQGHWYEVNLKMDRRTIITVIIGFFLARANLLNKLTPFGFAFLTAYIIMKSLNVPMLLSIIIGTLTFQGTKGISYVLSYLLIYGFFSLFKEEKTYSLIKASLVSSIIFTSCRVAGVFLSKQLFIYDLFMVLFEGVIVFTMIYIFSFSLPIEKIGGANFNNEKAICSFITLALALAGVKDILILGFGIKNVISIMLILYVSYSYGAFIGGTSGIILGMVGYISQPEMPFIIGILGISGLLAGIFKDIGKSGSALGFIIGNGITSFYVNGLGTSFLGVKEIIIGVILFLISANKINERFTESFVFDLDMKKDYNQKRDDIIIKKLNRMTEVFNNLSETFKESANERDFHSTGEVYSMVDSIANSICTSCAKYQECWEKNYYTTYQNFFNLVGIVEMKTTDSEFAYEEAKKFCIRSEKTLDLIDRAVEKLNIDHNWKLKLRENRLLLAEQLEEVGKVIENMTEDIYVDPKFNEEIEQNLYKDLKNNRLDIKDVSVVQIGEEDFEIFIDLNTAVKTEGKLKAMITQSLGQEVVSDTNFNSISNKTQRFKLLRTNRFSAMTKVATMPNSENKISGDSFTFGEIENTHFSALSDGMGIGRKANEESKVAISLLERLMEANAGKDMILKTINSVLRVKSNEEMFATLDLAFIDLYAGKLQMIKTGAPATFIKKKDRVDMISDGTLPVGILKDIDFNLYEEYIEDGDIIIMMSDGVLDVNRDIYNAEDWMKNIIINIDSINPQVIANEILNRVQEVAATNTDDMTVLVTKVWKNV; from the coding sequence CTTACATTATAATGAAAAGTTTAAATGTGCCTATGTTGCTATCTATAATTATAGGGACCCTAACTTTTCAAGGAACCAAGGGGATAAGCTATGTATTATCTTATTTATTAATTTATGGGTTTTTCTCTTTATTTAAAGAAGAAAAAACTTATTCCTTAATAAAAGCATCCTTAGTATCTTCTATTATATTTACAAGTTGTAGAGTAGCAGGTGTCTTTCTAAGTAAACAATTATTTATTTATGATTTATTTATGGTATTATTCGAAGGTGTAATTGTTTTTACAATGATTTATATATTTTCCTTTAGTTTACCTATTGAAAAAATAGGTGGTGCAAACTTTAATAATGAAAAAGCCATTTGTTCCTTTATTACATTAGCATTAGCCTTAGCTGGGGTTAAAGATATATTGATATTAGGCTTTGGAATTAAAAATGTAATTAGTATAATGCTTATATTATATGTGTCCTATAGCTATGGAGCATTTATCGGAGGAACCTCTGGAATAATCTTAGGAATGGTAGGATATATATCTCAACCCGAGATGCCTTTCATCATAGGAATACTTGGTATATCAGGACTTTTAGCAGGTATATTTAAAGATATAGGAAAATCGGGCTCAGCTTTAGGCTTTATAATTGGAAATGGAATTACTTCTTTTTATGTCAATGGCTTAGGAACTAGCTTTCTAGGAGTTAAAGAAATTATAATTGGAGTAATATTATTCTTAATAAGTGCAAATAAGATAAATGAAAGATTTACTGAAAGCTTTGTATTTGATTTAGATATGAAAAAGGATTATAACCAAAAAAGAGATGATATTATTATTAAAAAACTAAATAGAATGACAGAGGTTTTTAATAATTTAAGTGAGACATTTAAGGAATCAGCAAACGAAAGGGATTTTCATTCTACGGGTGAAGTATATAGTATGGTAGATAGTATAGCTAATAGCATATGTACAAGTTGTGCAAAGTATCAGGAATGTTGGGAAAAAAATTACTATACTACATATCAGAACTTCTTTAATTTAGTTGGCATAGTAGAAATGAAAACTACAGATAGTGAATTTGCTTATGAAGAAGCTAAAAAGTTTTGTATTAGAAGTGAAAAGACTTTAGATTTAATAGATAGAGCCGTAGAAAAGCTTAATATAGATCATAACTGGAAATTAAAATTAAGAGAAAATAGACTTTTATTGGCAGAACAATTAGAGGAAGTAGGAAAAGTAATAGAAAATATGACTGAAGATATATATGTTGATCCAAAGTTTAATGAAGAAATAGAACAAAATCTTTATAAAGACTTAAAAAATAATAGATTGGATATAAAAGATGTCTCTGTAGTTCAAATAGGAGAAGAAGATTTTGAAATATTCATAGACCTAAATACCGCAGTAAAGACTGAAGGAAAGTTAAAAGCGATGATAACTCAAAGCCTGGGGCAGGAAGTTGTCAGTGATACTAACTTTAATAGTATATCTAATAAGACCCAAAGATTTAAACTTCTGAGAACTAATAGATTTAGTGCCATGACCAAGGTGGCAACCATGCCTAACTCAGAAAATAAAATATCAGGAGATAGCTTTACCTTTGGAGAAATAGAAAATACCCACTTCTCAGCATTAAGTGATGGAATGGGAATTGGAAGGAAGGCTAATGAAGAAAGCAAGGTAGCTATTTCTCTACTAGAAAGATTAATGGAAGCTAATGCAGGTAAGGATATGATTTTAAAGACTATTAATTCAGTGCTTCGAGTAAAGTCTAATGAAGAAATGTTTGCTACCTTAGATCTAGCCTTTATAGACTTATATGCAGGAAAACTACAGATGATTAAAACAGGAGCCCCAGCAACTTTTATAAAGAAGAAAGATAGAGTAGATATGATTAGCGATGGAACTTTACCTGTAGGGATACTGAAGGATATAGATTTTAATCTTTATGAAGAATATATAGAAGACGGAGATATTATTATTATGATGTCGGATGGAGTCTTAGATGTTAATAGAGATATATATAATGCAGAAGATTGGATGAAAAATATAATAATTAATATAGATAGTATAAATCCTCAAGTCATAGCCAATGAAATATTAAATAGAGTTCAAGAAGTGGCAGCTACTAATACTGATGATATGACGGTTTTAGTAACAAAGGTCTGGAAGAATGTGTAA
- the tilS gene encoding tRNA lysidine(34) synthetase TilS, with protein sequence MKEKVLATIKEYNLIEENDNIVVGISGGPDSMALLYSLLEVKSSIPFSIHIAHVNHGVRGKDAKSDQLFVERIAKELNLSYYTKDVDMIQYGKENGISSEEAGRELRYGFFREILLKVGKGKIAVAHNMNDQAETLIMRFLRGTGIDGLKGMEFKTKDIIRPILGIDRKEIESYIEKNNIETVLDKTNLEPIYSRNKVRLELIPYIEENFNPNIVNTLWRMSKISSVDSKFLEEYSKERFNIIVKNKDRHSIILDGGKFLQEDKSIQQRIIRVAIEEINDSLQGITEVQINLTLSLFSSLNTGKEIHLSNGIIAKTRYNDLIIEKDHKKEASKYFYKLNLGNTNLEDIKYSFKVEVFPVGENFILNKSKNTRYFDFDIVKGSLGVRNRREGDRLHPFGMRGTKKLKDYFIDEKIPKELRDRIPLIVDEENIIWVVGYRTNDLYKVTKNSKKILSISYN encoded by the coding sequence ATGAAAGAAAAGGTATTGGCCACAATTAAAGAGTATAATTTGATAGAAGAAAATGATAATATAGTAGTAGGCATTTCAGGAGGACCAGACTCCATGGCTTTATTATATAGCTTATTAGAAGTTAAGTCTTCAATTCCCTTTAGTATACATATAGCTCATGTAAATCATGGTGTAAGAGGTAAAGATGCAAAATCTGATCAATTATTTGTGGAAAGAATAGCAAAAGAATTGAATTTATCATACTACACAAAAGATGTAGATATGATTCAATATGGAAAGGAGAATGGTATATCCTCAGAGGAAGCAGGTAGAGAGTTAAGATATGGATTTTTTAGAGAAATTCTATTGAAAGTAGGTAAGGGGAAAATAGCAGTTGCTCATAATATGAATGATCAGGCTGAGACTTTAATTATGAGATTTTTAAGAGGTACTGGTATAGATGGATTAAAAGGTATGGAATTTAAAACTAAAGATATAATTCGACCTATCCTGGGTATAGATAGAAAAGAAATTGAAAGCTACATAGAAAAGAATAATATTGAAACTGTATTGGATAAGACAAACTTGGAACCTATATATAGTAGAAATAAAGTAAGGTTAGAGTTAATACCTTACATAGAGGAAAATTTCAATCCCAATATAGTCAATACTCTCTGGAGAATGTCCAAGATATCTTCAGTTGATAGTAAGTTTCTAGAGGAGTATTCTAAAGAAAGATTTAATATTATAGTGAAAAATAAAGATAGACATAGTATAATCTTAGATGGTGGAAAGTTTTTACAAGAAGATAAATCTATTCAACAGCGAATTATAAGAGTAGCCATAGAAGAGATAAATGACTCTTTACAAGGAATTACTGAAGTTCAGATTAACTTAACCTTAAGTCTTTTTTCATCCTTAAATACAGGAAAAGAAATCCATTTATCAAATGGTATAATAGCTAAGACTAGATATAATGACTTAATCATCGAGAAAGATCACAAGAAAGAAGCAAGTAAATACTTTTATAAATTAAATCTTGGAAATACTAATCTAGAGGATATAAAATATTCTTTCAAAGTAGAGGTATTTCCGGTAGGAGAAAATTTCATACTAAATAAATCAAAAAATACTAGATATTTTGATTTTGATATTGTAAAGGGAAGTTTAGGAGTAAGAAATAGACGTGAAGGCGATAGACTACATCCATTTGGCATGAGGGGAACAAAGAAGCTTAAAGATTATTTTATTGATGAAAAGATACCGAAGGAATTAAGAGATAGGATTCCATTAATAGTAGACGAAGAAAATATTATATGGGTAGTAGGATATAGAACAAATGATTTATATAAAGTAACAAAGAATTCAAAGAAAATCCTATCAATATCATATAATTAA
- the hpt gene encoding hypoxanthine phosphoribosyltransferase: MEKIIKTILVTEEDIEKRVKELGKQIAEDYKGKDLILVGILKGAVIFMSDLARNINMQIGLDFMAVSSYGRSSTSTGEVRIIKDLDFSVENKDILIIEDIIDTGYTLAYLTDNLKKRGASSVKVCTLLDKPERRKVNVPVDYLGFAIPDEFVVGYGLDYAEIGRNLPYVAALKEEVYSK; the protein is encoded by the coding sequence ATGGAGAAGATAATTAAAACTATATTAGTTACTGAAGAAGATATTGAAAAAAGAGTAAAAGAGCTTGGAAAGCAAATTGCAGAAGATTATAAAGGCAAGGATTTAATTTTAGTAGGCATATTAAAAGGTGCCGTTATTTTTATGTCTGATTTAGCTAGAAATATAAATATGCAAATAGGTCTAGATTTCATGGCTGTATCCAGCTATGGCAGATCATCAACATCTACTGGTGAAGTTAGAATAATAAAAGATTTAGACTTTAGCGTAGAAAATAAGGATATACTTATTATAGAGGATATTATAGATACTGGATATACTTTGGCATATTTAACTGACAATTTGAAAAAGAGAGGAGCTAGTTCAGTTAAAGTTTGTACTCTTTTAGATAAACCTGAGAGAAGAAAGGTAAATGTTCCGGTAGATTATTTAGGTTTTGCTATTCCGGATGAATTTGTAGTAGGTTATGGATTAGATTATGCTGAAATAGGCAGAAACTTACCTTATGTAGCAGCTCTTAAGGAAGAAGTGTATAGCAAGTAG